The Thioalkalivibrio thiocyanodenitrificans ARhD 1 genome window below encodes:
- a CDS encoding methyltransferase domain-containing protein — translation MQITAQKTEDAVDRLELEHKVKDMYRRVAEEPGGEFHFEMGRRLAERLGYPAADLDRIPAQSVDSFAGVGYHLDLADIGPGAMVLDLGSGSGMDTFIAALRAGPQGHVLGLDMTEAQRVKALRLAEQAGIGNVSFCDGYIEAPPFGDAGFDVIISNGVINLSADKQGVFNEAARVLRPGGRLALSDIVTEAALPMEVKCDATLWAACIGGAMQVDDYQRAIESAGLNVALVCLNPQYGFLTESAAGASDTWGVKSISLVAVKQ, via the coding sequence ATGCAGATTACAGCGCAGAAAACTGAAGACGCCGTAGACCGGCTGGAGCTTGAGCACAAGGTCAAGGACATGTACCGGCGCGTGGCCGAAGAGCCCGGCGGTGAATTCCATTTCGAGATGGGCCGCAGGCTCGCCGAACGGCTGGGATACCCGGCGGCGGACCTGGACCGGATTCCCGCGCAGTCGGTGGATTCGTTTGCCGGTGTCGGCTACCACCTGGACCTGGCGGACATCGGCCCGGGGGCCATGGTCCTGGATCTCGGCAGCGGATCCGGAATGGATACCTTTATCGCGGCCCTGAGGGCGGGACCGCAGGGTCACGTGCTGGGACTGGACATGACCGAAGCTCAGAGAGTCAAGGCGCTACGCCTGGCAGAGCAAGCGGGCATCGGCAACGTGTCATTTTGCGATGGCTACATCGAGGCGCCGCCTTTCGGGGATGCCGGCTTCGACGTGATCATCAGTAACGGTGTCATCAACCTGTCGGCAGACAAGCAAGGTGTATTCAACGAGGCGGCCAGGGTGCTGCGGCCTGGCGGCCGGCTGGCGTTGTCCGATATCGTGACCGAAGCGGCGCTGCCGATGGAGGTGAAATGCGATGCCACCCTTTGGGCCGCCTGCATTGGTGGTGCCATGCAGGTGGACGACTACCAGCGCGCGATCGAATCGGCCGGTCTGAATGTTGCGCTGGTGTGCCTGAATCCGCAGTATGGTTTTCTGACCGAATCGGCCGCCGGCGCCAGTGATACCTGGGGCGTCAAGAGCATTTCGCTGGTGGCGGTGAAGCAGTGA